A single Rhopalosiphum padi isolate XX-2018 chromosome 4, ASM2088224v1, whole genome shotgun sequence DNA region contains:
- the LOC132931032 gene encoding tubulin glycylase 3A-like yields the protein MNSNNNTRKILLTRYGKKSFLNQKNKTESCIHLLNTPKIQCLPLNNFNCNEVKRTIANNTKTNDKHDHSNRIPELKQECKNSRLLMTSSLNSRYQLNFKNYIQELYKALIKECNYNLLDLNSFNTTLDFESLTSVTNRTLKAIKDQQIFSVLGYFPIISKELKKRGWVEKRDPYRSPINYSQCLKSSPWMVNWIESPPLISSVNEKEGAMERLKSLQSWSFLKNKRSDFIFVTRKQLINWSTLSKLTCVSQITKHVFCTKNGLALCLESYKNVESNLMFPRCHYIRNEADNDAFVEDYITTALVSTLKFIVKAIENNKRIFTANGNIPYEIINFVEQCIIQFLNKQITGNTETGIWKFKSQKEKWNEFMIHYTKLIIDSNAQFNQEYTNELELDVYAKFKYLLEKMKPYRPQHYIDGITNTWIIKPTSNCSGHGIMLSRDLQTIQQKITENDIFRNNYILQKYIERPLLVYTCKIDLRQWFLVTNMNPVVVWMYKEGYVRFCANSFSMENMHESVHLSNVRLQIKYRKIRNSQVPEECMWDYRELQNHLRKIGQDYVWDELIFPGMSESIYAVLQAATDTSSYRDNTFQLFGADFLITENFIPYLIEINSIPGLNPSTSVIANLVPMLLSDIVKVTVDYKKNSNADTGLFVKVVPEKWKPSASAVVVDSRNQFDSLTAVVPFTFDYHRRWMDSINKKLVALRLRNESSNVRKL from the exons ATGAATTCTAACAATAACACAAGAAAGATATTATTGACTCGGTATGGTaagaaatcatttttaaatcaaaaaaataaaactgaatcTTGTATTCACTTACTTAATACGcctaaaatacaatgtttaccgttgaa TAACTTCAACTGCAATGAGGTAAAGCGAACAATCGCAAACAACACTAAAACAAATGATAAACACGACCATTCTAATCGAATTCCGGAATTAAAACAAGAATGTAAAAACTCGAGATTGTTAATGACGAGCAGTCTCAACTCCAGATaccaactaaattttaaaaactatattcaaGAACTTTACAAAGCATTGATAAAAGAGTGCAACTATAacttattagatttaaattcgTTTAACACAACATTAGACTTTGAGTCCTTGACGAGTGTCACTAATCGAACGTTGAAAGCTATAAAG gatCAACAAATATTTTCGGTATTAGGATATTTTCCAATCATTTCTAAAGAGCTGAAAAAACGTGGTTGGGTGGAAAAACGAGATCCGTATAGATCACCAATAAATTATTCGCAGTGTTTAAAATCATCAC CATGGATGGTTAATTGGATCGAATCGCCTCCACTGATATCGTCAGTTAATGAAAAGGAAGGTGCCATGGAGCGCCTGAAAAGTTTACAATCTTGGAGTTTTCTTAAAAACAAAAGATCTGATTTTATTTTCGTCACTAGAAAACAGTTAATTAATTGGTCCACTCTAAGTAAATTAACATGTGTCAGTCAGATTACAAAACACGTCTTTTGTACCAAA AATGGTTTGGCGCTATGTTTGGAATCTTACAAAAATGTTGAGTCAAATTTGATGTTTCCGAGATGTCATTATATTCGAAATGAAGCGGATAATGATGCATTTGTGGAAGATTACATTACAACAGCGTTAGTAAgcacattaaaatttattgtaaaagcgattgaaaataataaaagaattttcACTGCAAATGGCAAT ATACCATATGAAATTATCAATTTTGTGGaacaatgtattatacaatttttgaataaacaaataactGGTAATACAGAAACAGGTATATGGAAATTTAAGAGTCAAAAAGAAAAATGGAACGAATTTATGATTCATTACACAAAACTGATCATCGATAGTAACGCACAATTTAATCAAGAGTATACAAATGAATTAGAA CTCGATGTTTatgcaaaatttaaatatttactggaAAAAATGAAACCGTATCGTCCCCAACACTATATAGATGGGATAACCAACACATGGATCATAAAACCCACGTCAAACTGTTCTGGTCATGGCATTATGTTGTCTAGAGATTTGCAGAcgatacaacaaaaaataactgaaaatgatatctttagaaataattatattttacagaaatatatag aaAGACCCCTTTTAGTTTATACGTGTAAAATTGATTTACGACAATGGTTTTTAGTGACCAATATGAATCCAGTGGTTGTGTGGATGTACAA ggaGGGTTACGTCCGATTTTGTGCTAACAGCTTCTCCATGGAAAACATGCACGAATCCGTTCATCTCAGTAATGTCAGACTGCAAATCAAATATCGAAAAATTAGGAATTCACAAGTACCCGAAGAGTGTATGTGGGATTACAGAGAATTACAAAACCATCTAAG AAAGATCGGACAAGATTACGTATGGGATGAATTGATATTTCCCGGAATGAGCGAGAGCATTTACGCCGTGTTACAAGCTGCAACGGACACTTCGTCGTACCGCGACAACACTTTTCAATTGTTTGGAGCCGATTTCTTAATCACGGAAAACTTCATACCGTATTTGATCGAGATCAATTCCATTCCCGGGCTGAATCCATCTACGAGTGTTATCGCTAACTTGGTGCCTATGCTCCTAAGTGATATCGTGAAAG TGACGGTGGACTACAAGAAAAACTCGAACGCCGACACGGGGCTGTTTGTAAAGGTCGTTCCGGAAAAATGGAAACCATCAGCCTCGGCGGTCGTGGTGGACAGTCGCAATCAATTCGATTCGTTGACGGCCGTCGTACCGTTCACGTTCGACTACCACCGCCGGTGGATGGACAGCATCAATAAAAAGTTGGTGGCACTACGGCTACGTAATGAAAGTTCCAATGTAAGAAAGCTCTAG